GGCGGGTAACCGGCAGCGGTGGTCGGTTTCTCAGGCATGGTTTCCCTTGCTCAAGAATTTCCGGCGTATTTGTTCCGCGGCCTCTGCGGAGCGTTCAGGATGATTCTTCAAGTCCAAATAAACCTGCACCGGATGGGCGCAGCGAATGCCGGCCAGTTCAGCCGCTCCGTGAAAAACACCGATATCGTTGGGCAGCACGAGCCACACATTTTCGCCGCTTGACTCCTCGCGTAATCCCACCGCCTGCAGAAGCGCAGCCGACGGCATTTGCTCCACATAAACAACCACCAACCGGAACCCTGCAAACTGCACGAGCAGCCATGCTGCAGCGAGACCGGTCACCGCACACGCAAGTTTAGCTCTCGCAAACTCCTGGCTTAGCTTCTGCACAATTTCATCGCTCGACCGGGCGGGGATATGCCCCCGCATGATTTGGTGCTTGGAAAAATCGTAAGCCGCGCGCCAGGCTTCCAACATCGCCCCAAAGTCGGCCAATTTCACAGCGCCCTTCTTATCGCGCACCACCAGGCGCTGTTCCTCCAATTTGCGAACCACCCGGCTGGTTAACCCCTTATCCAAACCGGTGGCGTCCGCCAA
This genomic stretch from bacterium harbors:
- a CDS encoding type IV toxin-antitoxin system AbiEi family antitoxin yields the protein MTVDHVINFRYKVNMKSLSDRLAVQEIAQRLAAILGLKGEEVWARAPARSAGERAFADLVVTAAEDTFVVEYKSRANAADILAAIQQLRGCASAMGKKVIPLLVVPYMGEVGRRLCAEAGVSWLDLSGNAHVEAPGLRVHIEGKPNQFTRPGRPSSPFAPKSARIARWLLMHPEERFSQKQLADATGLDKGLTSRVVRKLEEQRLVVRDKKGAVKLADFGAMLEAWRAAYDFSKHQIMRGHIPARSSDEIVQKLSQEFARAKLACAVTGLAAAWLLVQFAGFRLVVVYVEQMPSAALLQAVGLREESSGENVWLVLPNDIGVFHGAAELAGIRCAHPVQVYLDLKNHPERSAEAAEQIRRKFLSKGNHA